One window of Plasmodium relictum strain SGS1 genome assembly, chromosome: 14 genomic DNA carries:
- a CDS encoding arginine--tRNA ligase, putative, which translates to MECLIKKIKQIFQNSIQKCFPTINEDVVVTYANATFGHYQCNNAINIFKKYGKSLNYENAHKVSLTIIENINEKIFEEIKSSPQGFITVKLSKDYIEKSLLELFKDNKINIGLNINDIKDDNESYGNVLVDFSSPNIAKEMHVGHLRSTILGDSICKIFEFLNVNTKRINHIGDWGTQFGMIIKYITLNYPNFKEEMPQLNNLTSLYQEAKKMYDSDKEFEKESKEYAIKLQNNNEDCKLIWSKLCESSKREFDKIYKILDIKIEHVGESYYVPMIPDVLEKLKEKKLLTYIGDALCYKSENFNVPLFLQKSNGGYGYDSTDIAAIYYRLKKLNCNCIIYVTDNGQLTHFETLFELTKKTDWVNDNTKLVHVGFGLVLNENNKKFKTRSGTNIKLISLINEGTERAKKDLLKRIKSKSEEEKNYFENIDIDKLSEDLCVSAIKYFDIKQNRNSDYKFSYENMLNVKGNTGIYIIYAYSRICSIFRKSNINIEELSKEEINLINSYEINLGLHILKFPDVFYYILKNMLVHKLAEYTYELTTIFTAFYENCKVLNGENEKTRLLLCYITKSLLCICLQLMGMKPIEKL; encoded by the exons atggagtgtctaattaaaaagattaaacaaatatttcaaaattcAATTCAAAAATGTTTTCCAACAATTAACGAAGATGTAGTTGTTACTTATGCTAATGCAACATTTGGACACTATcaat GCAATAATgctataaatatatttaaaaaatatggaaaaagtttaaattatgaaaatgcTCATAAAGTATCCTTAACtataattgaaaatataaatgagaAAATTTTTGAGGAAATAAAATCTTCTCCTCAAGGATTTATAACAGTAAAATTATCAAAAGATTATATCGAAAAATCCttattagaattatttaaggataataaaattaatataggtttaaatataaatgatataaaagatGATAATGAGAGTTATGGGAATGTTTTAGTTGATTTTTCTTCTCCAAACATAGCAAAAGAGATGCACGTTGGTCATTTAAGATCAACCATATTAGGTGATAgtatatgtaaaatatttgaatttttaaatgttaaTACAAAAAGAATTAACCATATAGGGGATTGGGGGACTCAATTTggaatgataataaaatatataactttAAATTACCCTAATTTTAAAGAAGAAATGCctcaattaaataatttaacaaGTTTATATCAAGaagcaaaaaaaatgtatgatTCTGATAAAGAATTTGAAAAAGAATCTAAAGAGTATGCAATAAAACTACagaataataatgaagaCTGCAAATTAATATGGAGCAAATTGTGTGAAAGTAGTAAGCGAGAGTTtgacaaaatatataaaattttagatATTAAAATAGAACATGTTGGTGAATCATATTATGTGCCCATGATACCTGATGTTttggaaaaattaaaagaaaaaaaattactaacATACATTGGTGATGCTTTATGTTATAAGtctgaaaattttaatgttCCTTTATTTCTTCAGAAGTCGAATGGAGGATATGGCTATGATTCTACCGATATTGCAGCTATTTATTATAgactaaaaaaattaaattgtaACTGTATAATTTATGTTACTGATAATGGTCAGCTAACTCATTTCGAAACATTATTTGAATTAACTAAAAAAACTGACTGGGTCAACGATAATACTAAATTAGTCCATGTTGGATTTGGTTTAGTtctaaatgaaaataataaaaaatttaaaactaGAAGTGGTACTAATATAAAGTTAATTAGTCTCATTAATGAAGGAACTGAAAGAGCAAAAAAAgacttattaaaaagaattaaatcaaaaagtgaagaagaaaaaaattattttgaaa atatagACATAGATAAATTAAGTGAAGATTTATGTGTTAGTGCAATAAAATACTTTGACATAAAGCAAAATAGAAATTCAgattataaattttcttatgAAAATATGCTAAATGTTAAAg gAAATACaggaatatatattatatatgctTATTCACGAATTTGTTctatttttagaaaatcaaatattaatatagaaGAATTGTCTAAAg aggaaataaatttaattaatagtTATGAAATAAACTTAGgtttacatattttaaagTTCCCAGATGTATTttactatattttaaaaaatatgctAGTTCATAA acTAGCTGAGTACACTTACGAACTAACAACTATATTTACAgcattttatgaaaattgtAAAGTTTTAAATGGTGAAAATGAGAAGACTAGATTACTTTTATGCTATATAACCAAATCATTATTATgc ATATGCCTTCAATTAATGGGAATGAAACCAATAGAAAAGTTATGA